The following are encoded together in the Xanthomonas sacchari genome:
- a CDS encoding acetyltransferase produces the protein MARALVIVGAGELAQIACEYFTHDSDYAVLAFSVERDYLSTPTLAGLPVVAYEDLEQHYPPSQVEVFVAIPASGLNRLRTRFYLDAKRRGYRMASYVSSQAFVWRNVELGEHCFVFEHNVLQPFTRIGANCILWSGNHIGHRTVLHDHVFLASHAVISGYCEIGASSFVGVNATLSDRVKVAADNVIGAGALLTRDTEPGRIYVGAPARAVAGKSSFDVAL, from the coding sequence ATGGCACGTGCCCTGGTCATCGTCGGCGCCGGCGAGCTGGCGCAGATCGCCTGCGAGTACTTCACCCACGACAGCGACTATGCCGTGCTGGCCTTCAGCGTGGAGCGCGACTACCTGTCCACGCCGACGCTGGCCGGTCTGCCGGTGGTGGCCTATGAGGATCTCGAGCAGCACTATCCGCCCTCGCAAGTGGAGGTGTTCGTGGCGATCCCGGCCAGCGGCCTCAACCGGTTGCGCACGCGCTTCTACCTGGACGCCAAACGCCGCGGCTACCGCATGGCCAGCTACGTCAGCTCGCAGGCCTTCGTCTGGCGCAACGTGGAGCTGGGCGAGCATTGCTTCGTGTTCGAGCACAACGTGCTGCAGCCGTTCACCCGCATCGGCGCCAACTGCATCCTGTGGAGCGGCAACCATATCGGTCACCGCACGGTCCTCCACGACCATGTGTTCCTGGCCTCGCATGCGGTGATTTCCGGCTACTGCGAGATCGGCGCCAGCAGCTTCGTCGGGGTCAATGCCACGCTCAGCGACCGGGTCAAGGTGGCCGCCGACAACGTGATCGGCGCCGGCGCACTGCTGACCCGCGACACCGAGCCCGGACGCATCTACGTCGGTGCGCCGGCGCGGGCGGTGGCTGGCAAGTCCAGCTTCGACGTGGCGCTGTGA
- a CDS encoding GNAT family N-acetyltransferase: protein MLSVRAYTAADAPLWDSVVDASRNGNLLHRRGYMDYHAARFVDASLLVEDAGTPVAVLPANRDGDAVTSHAGLSYAGLLSTHALRATATLEAFERIAAHYRGAGVRTLLYKAVPHLFHRSPAEEDLYALHRLGARLYRRDLSSAVPLRAPRRFAAARKRSVAKARRAGLQVQRVDDPAPLHALLGEVLQRHGARPTHSLEELRLLCARFPTQIVPYEVRDGAELLAATLVYDFGHVVHTQYLACSEPGRRADALSLLLTELIEQIYAQREFLSLGISTEQHGEVLNAGLVEQKERFGARAIVHDFYGWELQ, encoded by the coding sequence ATGCTGTCGGTTAGGGCCTACACCGCCGCCGACGCGCCGCTGTGGGACTCCGTGGTGGACGCTTCGCGCAACGGCAATCTGTTGCACCGGCGCGGCTATATGGACTATCACGCGGCGCGCTTCGTCGATGCCTCCTTGCTGGTCGAGGACGCCGGCACGCCGGTGGCGGTGTTGCCGGCCAACCGCGACGGCGACGCGGTGACCAGCCATGCCGGGCTCAGCTATGCCGGGCTGCTGTCGACCCACGCGCTGCGCGCGACGGCGACGTTGGAGGCGTTCGAGCGTATCGCGGCGCATTACCGCGGTGCCGGCGTGCGCACGCTGCTGTACAAGGCCGTGCCGCATCTGTTCCACCGTAGTCCGGCAGAGGAGGACCTGTACGCGCTGCATCGGCTGGGGGCGCGTCTCTACCGCCGCGACCTGTCTTCCGCAGTGCCGCTACGCGCGCCGCGGCGCTTCGCCGCCGCACGCAAGCGTTCGGTGGCCAAGGCACGCCGCGCCGGGCTGCAGGTGCAGCGCGTGGACGACCCGGCGCCGCTGCATGCGCTGTTGGGCGAAGTGCTGCAACGCCACGGTGCGCGTCCGACCCACAGCCTGGAGGAACTGCGCCTGCTGTGCGCGCGTTTCCCCACGCAGATCGTGCCCTACGAAGTGCGCGACGGCGCCGAGCTGCTGGCCGCCACGCTGGTGTACGACTTCGGCCACGTCGTCCATACCCAGTACCTGGCTTGCTCCGAGCCGGGCCGCCGTGCCGATGCGCTGAGCCTGCTGCTGACCGAGCTGATCGAGCAGATCTACGCGCAGCGCGAGTTCCTCAGCCTGGGCATTTCCACCGAGCAGCACGGCGAGGTGCTCAATGCCGGCCTGGTCGAGCAGAAGGAGCGCTTCGGCGCGCGCGCCATCGTCCACGATTTCTACGGTTGGGAGTTGCAATGA
- a CDS encoding DegT/DnrJ/EryC1/StrS aminotransferase family protein gives MSLPTASVPFLDLRASNARYADELKAAAARVIDSGWYVLGEELEAFEREFAAYCGTAHAIGVGNGMDALTLILRGYRALGRLRDGDEVLVPGNTFIASFLAISENRLRPVPLEPEAASFNLDPAQLERAIGARTKAILAVHLYGQLADMAALRDIAERRGVLLLEDAAQAHGARRGGRHAGSFGDAAGFSFFPGKNLGALGDGGAVTTDDAALAAQIRVLRNYGSDIKYRHLLQGVNSRLDELQAALLRVKLRYLDADIAARRAIAERYLHGITHPQIALPQVEDPAAHAWHLFVVRCAQRDALQQHLQAHGVQCLVHYPTPPHRQPAYPELVALQLPLCERLGEEVLSLPIGPTLDDAAVAQVIDACQRFAGVAA, from the coding sequence ATGAGTCTGCCGACGGCCAGCGTGCCGTTCCTCGACCTGCGCGCCAGCAATGCGCGCTATGCCGACGAGCTGAAGGCCGCGGCGGCGCGGGTGATCGATTCCGGTTGGTACGTGCTCGGCGAGGAACTGGAGGCCTTCGAGCGGGAGTTCGCCGCCTACTGCGGTACCGCCCACGCCATCGGCGTCGGCAACGGCATGGATGCGCTGACGCTGATCCTACGCGGCTACCGTGCGCTGGGCCGGCTGCGCGACGGCGACGAGGTGCTGGTGCCGGGCAATACCTTCATCGCCAGCTTCCTGGCAATCAGCGAGAACCGGTTGCGGCCGGTGCCGCTGGAGCCGGAGGCGGCCAGCTTCAACCTGGACCCCGCACAGCTGGAACGGGCGATCGGCGCGCGCACCAAGGCGATCCTGGCGGTGCACCTGTACGGCCAGCTCGCCGACATGGCGGCGTTGCGCGACATCGCCGAGCGCCGTGGGGTGCTGCTGCTCGAGGATGCGGCGCAGGCGCATGGCGCGCGCCGCGGCGGCCGCCACGCCGGCAGCTTCGGCGATGCCGCCGGCTTCAGCTTCTTCCCCGGCAAGAACCTGGGCGCGCTGGGCGATGGCGGCGCGGTGACCACCGACGACGCCGCGCTGGCGGCGCAGATCCGGGTGCTGCGCAACTACGGCTCGGACATCAAGTACCGGCATCTGCTGCAGGGCGTGAACTCGCGCCTGGACGAACTGCAGGCGGCACTGTTGCGGGTCAAGCTGCGCTACCTGGATGCCGACATCGCCGCGCGCCGCGCGATCGCCGAGCGCTACCTGCACGGCATCACGCATCCGCAGATCGCCTTGCCGCAGGTGGAAGACCCGGCCGCACATGCCTGGCACCTGTTCGTGGTGCGCTGCGCCCAGCGCGATGCACTGCAGCAGCATTTGCAGGCTCACGGCGTGCAGTGCCTGGTGCACTATCCAACGCCGCCGCATCGGCAACCGGCCTATCCGGAATTGGTGGCGCTGCAGTTGCCGTTGTGCGAGCGGCTGGGAGAAGAGGTACTCAGCCTGCCGATCGGCCCGACCCTGGACGACGCGGCGGTGGCGCAGGTGATCGACGCCTGCCAGCGTTTTGCCGGTGTGGCGGCATGA
- a CDS encoding O-antigen translocase — MNVLRSGVYSGVATAAKLLAALLVLKLVAVYAGPAGVARLGQFTSLMSLLAVLAGGGIGAGVVKYVAEYRDDAAALNRLLGSALGYACVAACAMGVAALLCSHLIAERLLGDAQYQPLICVLAVAQLGIALANYILAVVNGFMDVRRLALIQVAGAVLSVLLVAALAHRMGLYGALLGLVLGQVAWLCAGVPALHRSPYFRREMLRICFDRAMVRRLAAFSAMTLASALLPLLVNIGVRDHLAGQFGWQQVGYWQAVSRVSDAYLLFFTTAINVYYLPKLAALHTRAALWQELRGAYRYVLPAVILAAASVYLCRDWITRLLFSADFAAALPLYAPQLLGDVLKIASFVLSYLMLAKAMTRLFVLSECLFAASYLGLVVLFTARMGLIGAAYAFACNYALYLAFNVLVVRRYLRGLG; from the coding sequence ATGAACGTGCTGCGCAGCGGCGTGTACAGCGGCGTGGCCACGGCGGCCAAGCTGCTGGCCGCGTTGCTGGTGCTCAAGCTGGTGGCGGTGTACGCCGGCCCGGCCGGGGTCGCCCGGCTCGGCCAGTTCACCAGCCTGATGTCGCTGCTGGCGGTCCTGGCCGGGGGTGGCATCGGCGCCGGCGTGGTCAAGTACGTGGCCGAGTACCGCGACGATGCGGCTGCGCTGAACCGATTGCTCGGCAGTGCACTGGGCTACGCTTGCGTCGCTGCCTGCGCGATGGGCGTGGCCGCGCTGCTGTGCAGCCACCTGATCGCCGAGCGTCTGCTCGGCGACGCGCAGTACCAGCCACTGATTTGCGTGCTGGCGGTGGCGCAGCTCGGCATCGCCCTGGCCAACTACATCCTGGCGGTGGTCAACGGCTTCATGGACGTGCGCCGGCTGGCCTTGATACAGGTCGCCGGCGCGGTGCTGAGCGTGCTGCTGGTGGCCGCGCTGGCACATCGCATGGGCCTGTACGGCGCGTTGCTGGGCCTGGTGCTGGGGCAGGTGGCCTGGCTCTGCGCGGGCGTGCCGGCGCTGCACCGCAGCCCGTACTTCCGCCGCGAGATGCTGCGCATTTGCTTCGACCGGGCAATGGTGCGGCGGCTGGCGGCCTTCTCGGCGATGACCCTGGCCTCGGCGCTGCTGCCGTTGCTGGTCAACATCGGCGTGCGCGACCACCTGGCCGGCCAGTTCGGCTGGCAACAGGTCGGCTACTGGCAGGCGGTGAGCCGCGTGTCCGATGCCTACCTCCTGTTCTTCACCACCGCCATCAACGTCTACTACCTGCCGAAGCTCGCGGCGCTGCACACGCGCGCCGCGCTGTGGCAGGAACTGCGCGGCGCCTACCGCTATGTGCTGCCGGCGGTGATCCTGGCGGCGGCCTCGGTCTACCTGTGCCGCGACTGGATCACCCGGCTGCTGTTCTCCGCCGATTTCGCCGCCGCGTTGCCGCTGTACGCGCCGCAGTTGCTCGGCGACGTGCTCAAGATCGCCTCCTTTGTGCTGTCTTACCTGATGCTGGCCAAGGCGATGACGCGGCTGTTCGTGCTCTCCGAATGCCTGTTCGCCGCCAGCTACCTGGGCCTGGTGGTGCTGTTCACCGCGCGCATGGGGCTGATCGGCGCGGCCTACGCGTTCGCCTGCAACTACGCGCTGTACCTGGCGTTCAACGTGCTGGTCGTGCGCCGCTACCTGCGAGGACTGGGCTGA
- a CDS encoding glycosyltransferase: protein MDAMHTPSTLPLVSILIPAYNHVRFVQRCLDSVLEDPYPNKELVIVDDGSRDGTTEYIAAWIAQHGDRLHVRFWPRENLGIAATLNHLVAMARGEFLRLGASDDYLLPGGLGVQVAYLGAHPHKAAVIGDAIVVDTQGRTVHQSSMRDLHGVDKRLYLSEAGIRRAVIRHWAVSGAVALVRRSALQPGAEWDEGLRIEDWDFFLRLVARDALGFLDVAVCAYRVHDHNASRTRHLPSRLANLAESRQVALRRARLFDPACRTLLHAQAHYIAAKIAFLRRSPLALGGHLLAHAWLSLLARLRQGSQPALAERA, encoded by the coding sequence ATGGACGCAATGCACACGCCATCGACGCTCCCGCTGGTCTCGATCCTGATCCCGGCCTACAACCACGTGCGCTTCGTGCAGCGCTGCCTGGACAGCGTGCTGGAGGATCCGTACCCGAACAAGGAGCTGGTGATCGTCGACGACGGCTCCCGCGACGGCACCACCGAGTACATCGCCGCGTGGATCGCGCAGCACGGCGACAGACTGCACGTGCGCTTCTGGCCACGCGAAAACCTCGGCATCGCCGCCACGCTCAACCACCTGGTGGCGATGGCCCGCGGCGAGTTCCTGCGCCTGGGGGCGAGCGACGATTACCTGTTGCCCGGCGGGCTGGGTGTGCAGGTGGCGTACCTGGGCGCGCATCCGCACAAGGCCGCGGTGATCGGCGACGCCATCGTGGTCGACACGCAGGGCCGCACCGTGCACCAGAGCAGCATGCGCGACCTGCACGGCGTGGACAAACGCCTGTACCTGAGCGAGGCCGGCATCCGCCGCGCGGTGATCCGCCACTGGGCGGTGAGCGGGGCGGTGGCGCTGGTGAGGCGCAGCGCGCTGCAGCCGGGCGCCGAATGGGATGAGGGCCTGCGCATCGAGGACTGGGATTTCTTCCTGCGCCTGGTCGCGCGCGACGCCCTGGGTTTCCTGGATGTGGCGGTCTGCGCCTACCGCGTGCACGACCACAACGCCAGCCGCACCCGGCATCTGCCCAGCCGCCTGGCCAACCTGGCCGAGTCGCGGCAGGTGGCGTTGCGCCGCGCGCGCTTGTTCGATCCGGCCTGCCGCACCTTGCTGCACGCGCAGGCGCACTACATCGCCGCGAAGATCGCGTTCCTGCGGCGCAGCCCGCTGGCGCTGGGCGGGCACCTGCTGGCGCATGCGTGGCTGTCGCTGTTGGCGCGGCTGCGCCAGGGTAGCCAGCCTGCGCTGGCAGAGCGCGCATGA
- a CDS encoding Wzz/FepE/Etk N-terminal domain-containing protein gives MPQDEIYLIDLWRILRREWRWCLLPLLLALALAALFLHGATRQWQATAWVQVGEFGPTPAGRDPKLEPFQRVIDRIKTRQFQEQVLHSVGVASDSRQAALYRDSLKLDPDPYANLIQLTLRAQSPQQARQLATATIAQLQALHRRIQARPLQQASTRLQELAADIAATQAERERLLQQQREGRGSVEQQLLGNMLLSEKTSTLRGLKAEREDLLGRLGTRYTYDTSAPWDTYVPQRAAFPNPVLVLAAALLAGLGGGVLAAVARNALRRRQARPVRAHAIA, from the coding sequence ATGCCCCAAGACGAAATCTACCTGATCGACCTGTGGCGGATCCTGCGGCGCGAATGGCGCTGGTGCCTGCTGCCGCTGCTGCTGGCATTGGCGCTGGCGGCGCTGTTCCTGCACGGCGCAACCCGCCAGTGGCAGGCCACCGCCTGGGTGCAGGTCGGCGAGTTCGGCCCGACCCCGGCCGGGCGCGACCCCAAGCTGGAGCCGTTCCAGCGGGTCATCGACCGGATCAAGACCCGGCAATTCCAGGAGCAGGTGCTGCACAGCGTCGGCGTGGCCTCGGACAGCCGCCAGGCCGCGCTGTACCGCGACAGCCTGAAGCTGGATCCGGACCCGTACGCCAACCTGATCCAGCTGACCCTGCGCGCGCAATCGCCGCAGCAGGCGCGGCAACTGGCCACGGCCACCATCGCGCAACTGCAGGCGCTGCACCGGCGCATCCAGGCCAGGCCATTGCAGCAGGCCAGTACGCGACTGCAGGAGTTGGCCGCGGACATTGCCGCCACCCAGGCCGAGCGCGAGCGCCTGCTGCAGCAGCAGCGCGAAGGCCGCGGCAGCGTCGAGCAGCAATTGCTCGGCAACATGCTGCTGTCGGAGAAGACCAGCACGCTGCGCGGCCTCAAGGCCGAGCGCGAGGACCTGCTCGGCCGGCTCGGTACGCGCTATACCTACGACACCTCGGCGCCCTGGGACACCTACGTGCCGCAACGCGCGGCGTTCCCCAACCCGGTGCTGGTACTGGCGGCGGCGCTGCTGGCCGGGCTCGGTGGCGGCGTGCTGGCGGCGGTGGCACGCAACGCGCTGCGTCGGCGCCAGGCGCGTCCGGTACGGGCGCACGCCATCGCCTGA
- a CDS encoding class I SAM-dependent methyltransferase produces the protein MTANGKAGAAAHTTTLDPVRLLDTQRAFDSVAADYDGPRGNNALIQRMRTTLWDTVATQLPAGSRLVDLGCGTGLDAHAFAQRGYRVLATDWSPQMVERTRARAQDPSLHGRLSVAHVGIQQLDLLDGEFDGMYSNFGPLNCAPDLPQVASQCARLLRRDGRLVFSVIGRLCPWELGHYLLRGRLRRAAVRAARGATAVGMNGHTIWTWYYFPREFYRAFAPHFDLESYRALSLCLPPPYLVDHYQRHPRLGEALGRLDDRIGGWPLLRDMGDHFLIVLRKR, from the coding sequence GTGACAGCGAATGGCAAGGCGGGCGCCGCGGCGCACACGACGACTCTCGATCCGGTGCGGTTGCTGGACACGCAGCGCGCCTTCGACAGCGTGGCCGCCGACTACGATGGCCCGCGCGGCAACAACGCGCTGATCCAGCGCATGCGCACCACGCTGTGGGACACGGTGGCGACGCAGTTGCCGGCCGGCTCGCGCCTGGTCGACCTGGGCTGTGGCACCGGCCTGGACGCACATGCCTTCGCCCAGCGTGGTTACCGCGTGCTGGCCACCGACTGGTCGCCGCAGATGGTGGAGCGTACCCGTGCCCGCGCCCAGGATCCCAGTCTGCACGGCCGCCTCAGCGTGGCGCACGTCGGCATTCAGCAGCTGGACCTGCTCGATGGCGAGTTCGACGGCATGTACTCCAACTTCGGCCCGCTCAACTGCGCGCCGGACCTGCCGCAGGTTGCCAGCCAGTGCGCACGACTGCTGCGCCGCGACGGCCGCCTGGTGTTCTCGGTGATCGGCCGGCTGTGCCCGTGGGAGTTGGGCCACTACCTGCTGCGCGGCCGCCTGCGCCGTGCTGCGGTCCGCGCCGCGCGTGGCGCCACCGCGGTGGGCATGAACGGGCACACGATCTGGACCTGGTACTACTTCCCACGCGAGTTCTACCGCGCGTTCGCGCCGCATTTCGACCTTGAATCGTATCGCGCGCTCAGCCTGTGCCTGCCGCCGCCGTACCTGGTCGACCATTACCAGCGCCACCCGCGCCTGGGTGAGGCGCTGGGCCGCCTCGACGACCGCATCGGCGGCTGGCCGTTGCTGCGCGACATGGGCGATCACTTCCTGATCGTGCTGCGCAAGCGCTGA
- a CDS encoding amidohydrolase family protein — protein MAVPAAPVDVCLDGARVAHASGAVRAPLALRAGRIAAAVTSAALHLDLPGHLVLPGLINAHEHLHVNAVPPLPQTAPFANSYAWIDAFAAHFRTPAVAAALALPKQLRLRHGGLKNLLAGVTCVAHHDPWHAALDAADFPVALLRDFGWSYTLHGPDYGPPLLQSFTAAAAAGWPWMIHLAEGTDAVAAGELAELERRGYLADNTVLIHGVGLSANDVARVLARGAAVVWCPSSNLTLLGRTLDPQRLNAAGRLALGSDARVSGGRDLLDDLRLAATHGLDASQALALATTAAADILRLPDRGHLAPGAHADLLIVADRGGAPANSLVGLPRSALRAVVRDGRPRIADPDFAAWFAAAGVDTVPVTLDGAPKLLAAELAEPALLALEPGLELRVAPPRSHTTHLSQECPA, from the coding sequence ATGGCCGTGCCCGCCGCCCCCGTCGACGTCTGCCTGGATGGTGCGCGTGTCGCGCACGCCAGCGGCGCCGTGCGCGCCCCGCTGGCGCTGCGTGCCGGCCGTATCGCCGCGGCGGTCACGTCGGCAGCGCTGCATCTCGATCTGCCGGGCCACCTGGTGCTGCCCGGCTTGATCAACGCCCACGAGCATCTGCACGTCAATGCGGTGCCGCCGTTGCCGCAGACCGCACCATTCGCCAACAGCTACGCCTGGATCGACGCGTTCGCCGCACATTTCCGCACGCCGGCGGTGGCGGCCGCATTGGCCCTGCCCAAGCAGCTGCGGCTGCGTCATGGCGGGTTGAAGAACCTGCTGGCCGGGGTGACCTGCGTGGCGCACCACGATCCCTGGCATGCCGCGCTGGATGCGGCCGACTTCCCGGTGGCGTTGCTGCGCGACTTCGGTTGGAGCTACACCTTGCACGGCCCCGACTACGGGCCGCCGCTACTCCAGAGCTTCACCGCGGCAGCCGCCGCCGGCTGGCCGTGGATGATCCATCTGGCCGAAGGCACAGACGCGGTGGCCGCCGGCGAACTCGCCGAACTGGAGCGGCGCGGCTATCTGGCCGACAACACGGTGCTGATCCACGGTGTGGGCCTCAGTGCGAACGACGTCGCCCGCGTGCTCGCCCGCGGCGCAGCGGTGGTCTGGTGCCCGAGCAGCAACCTGACTTTGCTCGGGCGCACCCTGGACCCGCAGCGCCTGAATGCGGCCGGACGCCTGGCACTGGGCAGCGACGCGCGAGTCAGCGGCGGCCGCGACCTGCTGGACGACCTGCGCCTGGCCGCCACCCACGGCCTGGATGCGAGCCAGGCACTGGCCCTGGCCACCACCGCCGCGGCCGACATCCTGCGCTTGCCGGATCGCGGGCATCTGGCGCCGGGCGCACACGCCGATCTGCTGATCGTCGCCGACCGTGGCGGCGCGCCTGCCAACAGCCTGGTCGGGCTGCCGCGCAGCGCATTGCGCGCGGTCGTGCGCGACGGGCGGCCGCGGATCGCCGATCCCGATTTCGCCGCGTGGTTCGCTGCCGCCGGCGTGGACACGGTGCCGGTGACGCTGGACGGCGCGCCTAAGCTACTGGCCGCGGAGCTGGCCGAGCCAGCGCTGCTCGCGCTCGAGCCCGGCTTGGAACTTCGCGTTGCGCCACCGCGTTCACACACGACACACCTGTCGCAGGAATGCCCCGCATGA
- a CDS encoding class I SAM-dependent methyltransferase, translated as MSAVPTLDPLAAYALWAESYPAQAHNPVMQAEQRAMLALLPPSLRGQHVLDAGCGSGRYLLHALQRGAEHVTGVDLSPQMLARAAQELADVEAGRCTLREGSLEALPLADASVDLSLCALALGHLPQLGPALAELRRVTRPGGWVLCSDVHPIGPALGWRRDFKAGGQRYAVRHTQHLYSHWHAACAALGLAIDAVSEPLLDPADIPAGAHFDPVALQVPVALVLRLRRLP; from the coding sequence ATGAGCGCCGTTCCGACTCTCGATCCGCTCGCCGCCTACGCGCTGTGGGCGGAAAGCTACCCGGCGCAGGCGCACAACCCGGTAATGCAGGCCGAACAGCGCGCCATGCTGGCCTTGCTGCCGCCGTCGTTGCGCGGCCAGCACGTGCTCGATGCCGGCTGCGGAAGCGGCCGCTACCTGCTGCATGCGCTGCAGCGCGGCGCCGAGCATGTCACCGGCGTGGACCTGTCGCCGCAGATGCTGGCGCGTGCCGCGCAGGAACTGGCCGATGTCGAGGCCGGCCGCTGCACGCTACGCGAGGGCAGCCTGGAGGCCTTGCCGCTGGCCGACGCCAGCGTCGACCTGAGCCTGTGCGCGCTGGCGCTGGGGCATCTGCCGCAGCTCGGGCCGGCCCTGGCAGAATTGCGCCGGGTCACCCGGCCCGGCGGCTGGGTGCTGTGCAGCGACGTGCATCCGATCGGCCCGGCGCTGGGCTGGCGCCGCGATTTCAAGGCCGGTGGCCAGCGCTACGCGGTGCGCCACACCCAGCACCTGTACAGCCACTGGCACGCCGCCTGCGCCGCGCTCGGGCTGGCCATCGATGCGGTCAGCGAACCGCTGCTCGACCCGGCGGACATTCCCGCCGGCGCCCATTTCGATCCCGTCGCATTGCAGGTGCCGGTGGCCCTGGTGCTGCGCCTGCGGCGCCTGCCGTGA
- a CDS encoding B12-binding domain-containing radical SAM protein produces MSSTPNTLLVNPTITKPSSARFPLSLLNLAAALDRHGDSRIIDGNVDRDFIERSLQALQEQRYDAVGISVMGGPQLAPSIALSQAIRGRFPALPIIWGGYFPTLYPDTALAAPYVDYAIRAQGEDTLPELLAALRGEGPTLAQIDGLSWKQDGMVVHNRNRAFQRGDALPSLPYEKLGEPRRYLGRTFLGQRTASHQAALGCRFRCTFCGVAAMFGGATALPTAARLERELGYLKYGLGADSIQFFDHNFFDREADMIPLLEVMAKLELPWWCYARADALLNLSESTWKLVRKSRLRMAYIGAESPSGAMLKEIRKGTRPDQTLEVAELCRRNGVIPELSFMVAPPQDSERETEQTFEFIRELKRINPQSEIIVYVYTPLPESSRHEKDRGRRAGTPLLDRDGVPVQFPRTPEEWAQPQWVDYACHADAPWLSDALRQRIRDFVTVLGCRYPTAQDQRSPGWAKRGLSALAAWRYRYRRYDLPWELNLANRLVRLHRPQVSGI; encoded by the coding sequence ATGTCCTCCACACCCAACACGCTGCTGGTCAATCCCACCATCACCAAGCCGTCCAGCGCCCGCTTCCCGCTGTCGCTGCTGAACCTGGCGGCGGCGCTGGACCGTCACGGAGACAGCCGCATCATCGACGGCAACGTCGATCGCGACTTCATCGAGCGCAGCCTGCAGGCGCTGCAGGAGCAACGCTACGATGCGGTCGGCATCAGCGTGATGGGCGGGCCGCAGCTGGCGCCGTCGATCGCGCTGTCGCAGGCCATCCGCGGGCGCTTCCCGGCACTGCCGATCATCTGGGGCGGCTATTTCCCCACGCTGTACCCGGACACCGCGCTGGCGGCACCGTACGTGGACTATGCGATCCGCGCGCAGGGCGAGGACACCCTGCCGGAACTGCTGGCCGCGTTGCGCGGCGAAGGGCCGACGCTGGCGCAGATCGACGGGCTGTCCTGGAAGCAGGACGGGATGGTGGTGCACAACCGCAATCGCGCCTTCCAGCGCGGCGATGCGCTGCCGTCGCTCCCCTACGAGAAGCTCGGCGAGCCGCGCCGCTACCTCGGCCGCACCTTCCTCGGCCAGCGCACCGCCTCGCACCAAGCCGCGCTGGGTTGCCGCTTCCGCTGCACGTTTTGCGGGGTGGCGGCGATGTTCGGCGGCGCCACCGCCTTGCCCACCGCGGCGCGCCTGGAGCGCGAGCTGGGCTATCTGAAATACGGCCTGGGCGCCGATTCGATCCAGTTCTTCGACCACAATTTTTTCGATCGCGAAGCCGACATGATCCCGCTGCTGGAGGTGATGGCGAAGCTGGAACTGCCGTGGTGGTGCTACGCCCGCGCCGACGCGCTGCTCAACCTGTCCGAGAGCACCTGGAAGCTGGTGCGCAAGAGCCGCCTGCGCATGGCCTACATCGGCGCCGAGTCGCCGAGCGGGGCGATGCTCAAGGAGATCCGCAAGGGCACGCGGCCGGACCAGACGCTGGAAGTGGCCGAGCTGTGCCGGCGCAACGGGGTGATCCCGGAACTGTCGTTCATGGTCGCGCCGCCGCAGGACAGCGAACGCGAGACCGAGCAGACCTTCGAGTTCATCCGCGAGCTGAAGCGGATCAACCCGCAGTCGGAAATCATCGTCTACGTGTACACCCCGCTGCCGGAGAGCAGCCGCCACGAGAAGGACCGCGGCCGCCGCGCCGGCACGCCCTTGCTCGATCGCGACGGCGTGCCGGTGCAGTTCCCGCGCACGCCGGAGGAGTGGGCGCAGCCGCAGTGGGTGGACTACGCCTGCCACGCCGATGCGCCCTGGCTCAGCGATGCGCTACGCCAGCGCATCCGCGATTTCGTTACCGTGCTCGGCTGCCGCTATCCCACCGCGCAGGATCAGCGCTCGCCGGGCTGGGCCAAGCGCGGGCTCAGCGCGCTGGCCGCCTGGCGCTACCGCTATCGGCGCTACGACCTGCCGTGGGAGCTGAACCTGGCCAACCGGCTGGTGCGTCTGCACCGGCCGCAGGTGTCCGGGATCTGA